The proteins below are encoded in one region of bacterium:
- the pyrF gene encoding orotidine-5'-phosphate decarboxylase yields GLDSVSPFIKDAEKGVFILCLTSNPSSKDFQYITYREQELYKIVAKKAVEWNQNGNIGLVVGATHPDELAAVRAAAEDLPFLIPGIGAQGGDLEGSVKAGAGKSGDLAVINSSRGIIYASKDDDFAEAAGNAAKKLRDSINRVRGL; encoded by the coding sequence TCGGGCTTGATTCAGTATCTCCTTTTATAAAGGATGCTGAAAAGGGAGTGTTTATTCTATGCCTTACATCAAATCCCAGTTCAAAAGATTTTCAGTACATTACGTACAGAGAACAGGAACTCTACAAAATTGTGGCAAAAAAGGCAGTTGAATGGAATCAAAACGGCAATATCGGGCTTGTAGTTGGTGCCACGCATCCTGATGAGCTTGCTGCGGTAAGAGCTGCTGCAGAGGACCTGCCATTCCTTATCCCCGGAATAGGAGCACAGGGAGGAGATCTTGAAGGGTCTGTTAAAGCAGGTGCAGGCAAAAGCGGAGACCTTGCTGTAATTAATTCGAGCAGGGGAATCATATACGCTTCAAAAGACGATGATTTTGCAGAAGCAGCAGGCAACGCTGCAAAAAAATTGAGAGACAGCATAAACAGGGTACGAGGATTATAA
- the pyrE gene encoding orotate phosphoribosyltransferase, giving the protein MTMDIKDRDSIIAVFKETRALLEGHFLLTSGLHSNVYFQCARVFQYPEYSTELCKGIANNFKNQEIDVVVSPAVGGIVVGQEVARLLNIRSIFTERVDGKMTLRRGFELSEGEKVLVVEDVTTTGGSVKEVIEIVKERGANPAGVGAVVDRSGGTIDFGVPYFSLVAMEVHNYAPEECPMCEQGSKPVKPGSRGLK; this is encoded by the coding sequence ATGACAATGGATATTAAAGACCGCGATTCGATTATTGCAGTATTCAAAGAAACAAGAGCCCTTCTTGAAGGCCATTTTCTTCTTACTTCAGGCCTGCATAGTAATGTCTATTTTCAGTGTGCCAGAGTTTTCCAATACCCTGAATACAGCACTGAACTGTGCAAGGGCATCGCAAATAATTTTAAAAATCAGGAAATTGACGTTGTTGTTTCTCCTGCTGTAGGCGGGATTGTAGTGGGCCAGGAAGTTGCAAGACTTCTTAATATCCGTTCGATTTTCACAGAAAGAGTTGACGGTAAAATGACCTTGCGCAGAGGTTTTGAACTCAGCGAGGGAGAAAAAGTTCTCGTTGTTGAGGATGTAACAACAACAGGCGGGTCAGTCAAAGAAGTTATAGAAATAGTTAAAGAGAGGGGTGCAAATCCTGCGGGAGTTGGTGCTGTTGTTGACAGAAGCGGCGGTACAATAGATTTCGGAGTACCCTATTTTTCACTTGTGGCTATGGAAGTTCACAATTATGCCCCTGAAGAGTGTCCCATGTGTGAACAGGGCAGCA